GTGATGAAAGTCCTCGACCGGGTGAATGCCCACTCTGCCAAACTGACCGACGCCGACCGCAAGATCATCGCCACGGTGTTCGACGACCGGGCGGAAACGGCCTTTCTTTCGGGCCCGCAACTGGCCGAACGCGCCAGCGTGCACGAAGCCGCTGCCACGCGCCTGGCGCAGAAGCTGGGCTACAAGGGCTACCCGGAAATGCGGGCCCAGCTGCAGCGCGAATTGCTGGCGGGGCAGGACGCCGCCGACCGCATGCGCCGCTCCGTGGCCACGGTCGAACACGGCGGCTACCTGGCGGACCTGATCGCCAAGGAAGTGGCGGCGCTCGAAGTGCTCGCCAGCGCCGTGCCGCAGTCCGATGTGGACCAGGCGGCCGACCTGCTGTTCGGCGCCAAGCGCGTCTTCATCTTCGGGCAGGGCCATGCTTTGTCCGTGGCGTCGTTCCTGCAGCGCCGTCTTGATCGCTTCGGTATGACCACTGTGGCGCTGACCGGGCGCGGGCGGGACATCGCCGAACGGCTCGTCGATCTCGACCAGAACGACGTGGTCTTCGCGCTGGCTTTCCGCAAGCAGCCCGACAGCTATCGCGCGCTGCTGGAACAGGCAGCCGAGGTCGGCGCCAAGACCATACTCGTTTCCGATCTGGCCGGGCCGACCATGGAGCCCAAGGCCGATCTTATGCTCGCCGCGCCGCGTGGCCGGTCGGGCAGTGAATTCCAGACCCCGACAGTCCCGTTTGCCATCGTCAACGGCATCCTGCTGACGATAGCCGGCCGGCACGAAAAACAAATGATGGGCAAGCTGGAAAAACTGTCGAAGCTGTTCGATCGCTTCGACTAACGGAGGAAAAGTTGGAATGTTGAACGCTATCAAGTCAGCCCTGCTGCTCGCAGCGGCCTGCCTGCCGCTATCGGCCTATGCCCAGGATATCAGCGCAATGAGCCCCGAGGAAGCGCTGCCGTTTCTGGATGCGATGACATCAGAGGAATTGCTGCCCCTCGCCCAGAAGGAAGGGCAGGTCGTGGTCTTCTCGCTGTCCAGCCGCATTGCCCGCGTCGAGGCGGCGTTCGAGGCGCAGTATCCAGGCGTGGACCTGGTCGGTGTCGATCTGAGTTCCACCAAGCAGATCGCCCGTGTGGTGGCCGAGCAGCAGGCCGGCGTCTATGCCGTCGATGTGCTCTACCTGGCCGATACGCCCATCGTTTATGGCGACCTGCTCGCTCAGGGCCGTATTCACAATTACATGCCGCCGCGCGTGGCCGGCGAAATCGAGCCTGCCTTGCAGCAGCCGCTCGCCGTGCATCGCCTATCCACCAAGGTGCTGATGTATAACGAGGCGGCTTATCCCGATGGCTCGCCTATCAGCAACCTCTGGCAGCTCACCCTGCCTGAATGGCGCAGCAAGGTGCTGATGGTCGATCCCAGCCAGCGCGGCGAACTGCTCGACCTGCTGACCGAAATTGCTCTCCATCCCGACGAGATGGCCGCCGCCTATGAGGCCCAGTTCGGCTCACCGATCCAGGTCGATGGCGACCTGCAGGGGGCCGGCGAGCAATTCGTGCGCGACCTGTTCGAGAACGATCTGATCCTCGTCGCCAATAGCGACGTGCTCAATGAATCGGTGGGCGATGTCGAAGCTGCCGATCCTCCGGTCGCTTTCGGCACCTATTCGGACCGCCGCGACAACGAGGATGAAGGCTGGGCGCTCCAGGTGGCCAATGACGTGGTTCCGGCCAACGGCATCCTGTTCCCCGCCGTCCTGACCGTGGCCGACAAGGCGCCCCATCCGGCGGCGGCACGGCTGGTGATCGACTTCATGTATGGCGACGACAGCGCCAGCGGCGGGCCGGGCTTCGAGCCGTTCAACGTGCCCGGCGACTATGCCGTGCGCTCCACCATCACCGACGATCCGGATTCGGTGCCGCTGGACGAACTCAACGCCTGGACGATCGACCCGGCCGCCACTGCGGCTGCCCGCGGCCGCATCGCCGACCTGATCATTACCCTGCAATAGGCGCGAGACCGGCACGCATATGCGTGCCGGTCACCCCGCCCGAGGGAAATCCCATGACATCAATACCCCTGACTCTGGCATCCGGCAGGCGACTGTTCCGGTCCGAAAACATCACGCCCCTGCTCCTGATCCTGATGGTGGCGGTGCTCGTCATCGCGCCACTGATCAAGATCCTGCTGGTGACACTGACGCCCGAGGGCCTGGCGGCCTGGCAGTCGGTTCTGGCCAGCCCGCTCTCGGAAAATCTCTGGTGGCGGCCGCTGCTCAATACCTTGACGCTGGGCATCGGCGTGGCCACCGGGTGCCTGTTGCTTGGCGGGTTTCTCGCCTGGCTGGTCGTGCTGACGGATGTGCCGGGGGCGAAATTTCTCGGGGTCCTCTCAACCCTGCCATTCATGATCCCCAGCTTCGCCGCGGCTCTGGCCTGGGGCACGCTGTTCCGCAATTCCCGGCTGGGTGGATCGGCGGGGTTCTTCGAGGTCAGTGGCATCGCCATTCCCGACTGGCTGGCCTGGGGCCTGCTGCCGACGCTGGTCGTGCTGATCGCCCACTATTATTCACTCGCCTATACAATCATCGCGGCTGCGCTGAGCTCGATCGGCGCCGATCTCATCGAATCAGCGCAGATGGCCGGCGCCAAGCGGCCCCGCATTTTCTTCGGCATCATCCTGCCTGTGGTGACCCCGGCCCTGATTGCTGCAGCGTCCCTCACCTTTGCCGGTGCGGTTTCCAACTTCGCGGCGCCGGCCCTGCTCGGCTTGCCGGTGCGCATGCAAACGCTCTCGACGCGCCTCTTCGGCATGATCGAGACCGGCAATAGCGAGCGCGGCTTCGTCCTGGCGCTGTTGCTGATCCTCGTCTCGGCGACGTTCCTGTTCTTCTCCGACCGGCTGGTATCGGGCCGTAAGGCCTTCGTGACCGTGACCGGCAAGGGCGGGCGCACCAAACGCTTTGCGCTGGGTGCCTGGCGCTGGCCGCTTTTCGTCATCGCCGTGCTGCTCGGTTGCATGACCACGGTCGTACCAGTGCTGGTGCTGGCGGCTTCGAGCCTGGCACCCCAGAGCGGCGCGCTGTTCTCCAACTGGACGCTGCATTTCTGGATCGGGGAGGGCGGCGGCGTACTCGCACAGGGCACGGCGGGCATCTTCCGCAACCCGGTGCTGATCGACGCCTTGTGGAACACCATCAAGCTCGGCGCCACTGTGGCTGTCATCACCATGGTGATCGGGCTGGCCCTGGCCCATACCATCGTGCGCCGCAAGGGCACGGTGCTGGCCAATGTGCTGAGCCAACTGGCCTTCATGCCGCTGCTCATTCCCAGCATCGCCTTCGCGGCCGCCTATATCGCGCTGTTCGGTGCGCCGATCGGGCCGTTCCCCTCGCTCTACGGCACGTTCACCCTGCTGGTGATCGCCGCCGCCGCCCATAACCTGCCCTATGCGGTGCAGTCGGGCCGGTCGGTCCTGGGTCAGGTTTCGGCCGATATCGAGGAAAGCGCCAAGCTCACTGGCGCCCATCCGATCCGCCGCATGCTGGTGATCGTCTTTCCGCTCGCCATCCGCGGACTGCTGGCCGGCGCCATCCTGGTCTTCGTCAAGATGGTCCGTGACCTCTCGCTGGTCGTCCTGCTGTTCAGCGCCACCTCGCCGGTGCTGTCCATGGTGGCCTATCGCTATGCGTCGGAAGGCTTCATGCAGTTCGCCAACGCCATCACTCTTCTCATTCTCGTCATCTGCCTCACGGCCTCGCTCGTCGCCCAGGCGCTGCAGGCCCGTGTCCAGAAGTGGAAGCAATCATGAATGCCCTGAACACGACGACAGCCGATGCCATCCGCATCACCGACCTGGTCAAGCGCTTCGGCACTTTCACCGCCGTCGACCATATCGACATCGCGGTCCCCAAGGGCGCCTTCCTGGTGTTGGTGGGTCCCTCGGGCTGCGGCAAGTCGACCCTGCTGCGCATGCTGGCGGGGCTCGATGAGCCCTCTGCGGGCGAGATCGCCTTTCTCGGCCAGACGGTGTCGAGCGGTACCGGCGGCGTCCTGTCCGACCCGCGTCAGCGCAATGCCGGGCTGGTCTTCCAGAGTTACGCGCTCTGGCCGCATATGACCGTGGCCAACAATATTGCCTGGCCGCTCAAAGTGGCCAAATGGAACAAGGAAATGCGCGATGCGCGCGTTGCCGAAGTGCTGGCCCTGCTGGGCATCGATGAATTGCGCGATCGCTATCCGGCCGAAATCTCGGGCGGCCAGCAGCAGCGCGTGGCGATTGCCCGCACCATTGCCCCCAAGCCGGCCATCCTGCTGTTCGACGAGCCACTATCCAACCTCGATGCCAAGCTTCGCATCGAGATGCGCAGCGAATTGATGCGTATTCACCGGGCGACCGGGGCGACCTCGGTCTATGTGACCCACGACCAGGTGGAAGC
This sequence is a window from Devosia ginsengisoli. Protein-coding genes within it:
- a CDS encoding MurR/RpiR family transcriptional regulator, translating into MKVLDRVNAHSAKLTDADRKIIATVFDDRAETAFLSGPQLAERASVHEAAATRLAQKLGYKGYPEMRAQLQRELLAGQDAADRMRRSVATVEHGGYLADLIAKEVAALEVLASAVPQSDVDQAADLLFGAKRVFIFGQGHALSVASFLQRRLDRFGMTTVALTGRGRDIAERLVDLDQNDVVFALAFRKQPDSYRALLEQAAEVGAKTILVSDLAGPTMEPKADLMLAAPRGRSGSEFQTPTVPFAIVNGILLTIAGRHEKQMMGKLEKLSKLFDRFD
- a CDS encoding ABC transporter substrate-binding protein; the protein is MLNAIKSALLLAAACLPLSAYAQDISAMSPEEALPFLDAMTSEELLPLAQKEGQVVVFSLSSRIARVEAAFEAQYPGVDLVGVDLSSTKQIARVVAEQQAGVYAVDVLYLADTPIVYGDLLAQGRIHNYMPPRVAGEIEPALQQPLAVHRLSTKVLMYNEAAYPDGSPISNLWQLTLPEWRSKVLMVDPSQRGELLDLLTEIALHPDEMAAAYEAQFGSPIQVDGDLQGAGEQFVRDLFENDLILVANSDVLNESVGDVEAADPPVAFGTYSDRRDNEDEGWALQVANDVVPANGILFPAVLTVADKAPHPAAARLVIDFMYGDDSASGGPGFEPFNVPGDYAVRSTITDDPDSVPLDELNAWTIDPAATAAARGRIADLIITLQ
- a CDS encoding ABC transporter permease, whose translation is MTSIPLTLASGRRLFRSENITPLLLILMVAVLVIAPLIKILLVTLTPEGLAAWQSVLASPLSENLWWRPLLNTLTLGIGVATGCLLLGGFLAWLVVLTDVPGAKFLGVLSTLPFMIPSFAAALAWGTLFRNSRLGGSAGFFEVSGIAIPDWLAWGLLPTLVVLIAHYYSLAYTIIAAALSSIGADLIESAQMAGAKRPRIFFGIILPVVTPALIAAASLTFAGAVSNFAAPALLGLPVRMQTLSTRLFGMIETGNSERGFVLALLLILVSATFLFFSDRLVSGRKAFVTVTGKGGRTKRFALGAWRWPLFVIAVLLGCMTTVVPVLVLAASSLAPQSGALFSNWTLHFWIGEGGGVLAQGTAGIFRNPVLIDALWNTIKLGATVAVITMVIGLALAHTIVRRKGTVLANVLSQLAFMPLLIPSIAFAAAYIALFGAPIGPFPSLYGTFTLLVIAAAAHNLPYAVQSGRSVLGQVSADIEESAKLTGAHPIRRMLVIVFPLAIRGLLAGAILVFVKMVRDLSLVVLLFSATSPVLSMVAYRYASEGFMQFANAITLLILVICLTASLVAQALQARVQKWKQS
- a CDS encoding ABC transporter ATP-binding protein is translated as MNALNTTTADAIRITDLVKRFGTFTAVDHIDIAVPKGAFLVLVGPSGCGKSTLLRMLAGLDEPSAGEIAFLGQTVSSGTGGVLSDPRQRNAGLVFQSYALWPHMTVANNIAWPLKVAKWNKEMRDARVAEVLALLGIDELRDRYPAEISGGQQQRVAIARTIAPKPAILLFDEPLSNLDAKLRIEMRSELMRIHRATGATSVYVTHDQVEAMTMATHVAVLNNGRVEQFGAPIDLLRQPQTTFVATFLGTPPANLLPVEKRGDSLAFGDLPLADAALAPGLTTAQLLYRAQDIGVGVVEGRPSIAATFSEAAPIAGQTMVTAMVGDLRFTGLVDGYFQAAPGDAIQLSFLRDPDAIFTSGGERVAQ